The genome window GGGGCGGCGCACCGCCCTGGCCGCCCTGCTGGCCGCCACGGCCGCGCCCCGCCTCTCGGCCGCACAGGGCGAGGCCTGGCCCAACCGTCCCGTGAAACTCATCGTGCCGTTCGCGCCGGGCGGCCCCACCGACACGATCGCCCGCATGCTGGCCGAGAAGATGCAGGCCGCCTGGCAGCAGCCGGTCGTGGTCGACTACAAGCCGGGCGGCGGCACCATCACCGGCACCAACACGGTCGCCAAGGCGCCCGCCGACGGCTACACGCTGGGCATGGCCATCAGCGCGCTGATGATCAACCCCAGCATGCAGCCCTCGCTGCCCTATGACACGCGCAAGGACCTGGCCGCCGTCTCGCAGGTCGCGCTGACGCACTTCGGCCTGTTCGCGCATCCCTCGCTGCCGGTCGGCACCGTGCCCGAGCTGATCGCCTATGCCCGGAAGAATCCGGGCAAGCTGAGCTACGCCACGCCCGGCGTCGGCACCGGCACGCACCTGGCCGGCGAACTGCTGGCCCACATGGCGGGCATCGAACTGGTGCACGTGCCGTACAAGGGCAGCAGCCCGGCGCAGCAGGACGTGGTGGGCGGACGCGTGCCGCTGCTGTTCGACGTGATGTTCTCGGCCATGCCCTACGTCGAGGACAAGCGGCTCAAGCTGATCGCGCTCGCCAGTCCCAAGCGGGCCGCCAGCCACCCCGACATTCCCCTGATCGCCGAGACCGTGCCGGGATTCTCGGCCATGAGCACCATCGGCATCGTCGAGCCGGCGGGCGTTCCCGCCGACCTGCGGCGGCGCGTCGGCGCGGACATCGGACGCATCGTGAAGGCGCCGGACCTGGCCGCGCGCATGCAGCAGCTGGGCATGGAGCCCGTGGGCTCGACCCCCGAGCAATACGCCGCGCTGATCGATACGGAGATCGACAAATGGGCCAAGGTGGTCAAGACCGCCGGCATCAAGATCGAATGAACCCCGACAAGGAGAGACTCGCACCATGGCACTTTCACTCACGCCCCTGACCCCCGGTTTCGTCGCCGAAGCCTCGGGGCTGGACCTCGCCCGGCCGCTGGACGCGGCCGCCGTCCGCGCCGTCGAAAAGGCGATGGACGACTACGCCGTGCTGGTGTTCCGCAACCAGCCGCTGGACCAGGACCAGCAGATCCGCTTCGCCCAGGGCTTCGGCCCGCTGGACCTGGGATTGCGCAAGGTCAAGGGAGGCGCCCACCGCTTCGACCATGCGGAACTGGCCGACATCTCGAACGTCACCGTCGACGGCTCGGTCGCCGGCCGCGACCACGCCAAGATCGTCGGCAACATCGCCAACCAGCTCTGGCACAGCGACAGCTCGTTCCAGCGCCCGCGGGCCAAGTATTCGATGCTGTCGGCGGTGGTGGTGCCGCAGGACGGCGGCCAGACCGAGTTCGCCGACCTGCGCGCCGCCTACGATCACCTGCCTGAGGGCATGAAGGCCGCCATCGGCGATCTCCAGGCCGTGCACTACGCCCTGCACTCGCGCTTCCTGCTGGGCGACACCGGATACACCCAGGCCCAGCGCGACGCCTTGCCCGCGGTGCGCTGGCCGCTCGTGCAGACCGACCCGCGCTCGGGCCGCAAGATCCTGTTCGTCGGCATCCACGCGTGCGAAGTCGTGGGCATGACCGTGGCCGAGGGCCGCATGCTGCTGCTCGACCTGCTCGAACATGCGACCCAGCGCGAGTTCGTGTACCGCCATCACTGGCGCGTGGGCGACCTGGTCATGTGGGACAACACCGCCACCCTGCATCGCGGCCGGCGCTTCGACTTCGCGCAGCGGCGCGAGCTGCGGCGTGCGACCACCGAGGAAGTGCAGTTGTCGGCCGAGGCGGCAGGGGGATGACAGCGGGGAGGTACAGCGGAAAGGGAAGGCGGCGGGTGGCGTCCCCACCAGGAATCGAACCTGGATCTGATTCTTAGGAGGAACCTGTTCTATCCATTGAACTACAGGGACGCAAGCCCGCTACTGTACCAGCAGAAAGGCTCCCGGGACAAGAATCGCCTCGCCAGGACACCTGTGTGAGAATGCGGGCAACGGACCGAGCGAGCACGCGCCGACACCACATCCAGCGGGGTGCCCATGGACCTGTTCCGCGTCAAGAGCATAGACAGCATGCTGGCGCAGCGCCAGACGGCCGGCCTGCGCAAGAGCCTGTCCACCTTCGATCTCGTCATGCTGGGCGTGGGCGCGGTGGTCGGCTCGGGCATCTTCATCCTGACCGGCACCGGCAGCCTGATCGCCGGCCCGGCGCTGTCGCTGTCCTTCGTCCTGGCGGCCATCGCCTGTTTTTTCTCGGCGCTGTCCTATGCCGAGTTCTCGTCCGCGCTGCCGGTCTCCGGCTCGGTCTACACCTATGTCTACGCGACGCTGGGCGAACTGCCGGCCTGGCTGATCGGCTGGATACTGATCCTGGAATTCGGCCTGGCGGCCTCGGCCGTCGCGGCCGGCTGGTCCGGCTACCTGCAATCGCTGATCGCCGGCTTCGGCCTGCACCTGCCCGAGGCGCTGCGCGCCGCGCCGGGCGCCGTGTCCGGCAGCGCCTCGCTGTTCAACCTGCCCGCCTTCCTGGTCCTGGCCGCCATCACCGCCCTGTTATCGTTGGGCATCCGCCAGTCCAAGCGCGTCAACAACGCGATGGTGGTGATCAAGATCCTGGTGGTGGTGCTGTTCATCGCCGCCGGCGCCACCCACGTGCGGACCGAGAACTGGACGCCCTTCATGCCCTACGGCATGAGCGGCGTGTACGCCGGCGCGGCCCTGATGTTCTATGCGTTCATCGGCTTCGACGCGGTCGCGTCCTCGGCCGAGGAAGTCAGGAATCCGCAGCGGTCGCTGCCGCTCGGCATCCTGGGCTCGCTGCTGATCTGCACCGTGCTGTACGTGCTCGTGACCCTGGTCATGACCGGCATCGTGCCCTACCAGGACTTCACCGCCAACTCCGACCACCCGGTGTCGCTGGCCTTGCAGCGCACGGGGCAGCTCGGCCTGGCCGGCGTGGTGGACCTGGGCGCGATCCTGGGCATGACGACGGTCATCCTCGTCATGAGCTACGGCCTGACGCGCATTCTCTACGCCATGGCGCGCGACGGCCTGCTGCCGCGGCGGCTGGCCACCCTGCACCCGCGCCACGCGACGCCCTTCACGCTGACCTGGTCCGTCGGGCTGGCCTTCGCGCTG of Pigmentiphaga sp. H8 contains these proteins:
- a CDS encoding tripartite tricarboxylate transporter substrate binding protein; protein product: MPDIPFHPGRRTALAALLAATAAPRLSAAQGEAWPNRPVKLIVPFAPGGPTDTIARMLAEKMQAAWQQPVVVDYKPGGGTITGTNTVAKAPADGYTLGMAISALMINPSMQPSLPYDTRKDLAAVSQVALTHFGLFAHPSLPVGTVPELIAYARKNPGKLSYATPGVGTGTHLAGELLAHMAGIELVHVPYKGSSPAQQDVVGGRVPLLFDVMFSAMPYVEDKRLKLIALASPKRAASHPDIPLIAETVPGFSAMSTIGIVEPAGVPADLRRRVGADIGRIVKAPDLAARMQQLGMEPVGSTPEQYAALIDTEIDKWAKVVKTAGIKIE
- a CDS encoding TauD/TfdA family dioxygenase; the protein is MALSLTPLTPGFVAEASGLDLARPLDAAAVRAVEKAMDDYAVLVFRNQPLDQDQQIRFAQGFGPLDLGLRKVKGGAHRFDHAELADISNVTVDGSVAGRDHAKIVGNIANQLWHSDSSFQRPRAKYSMLSAVVVPQDGGQTEFADLRAAYDHLPEGMKAAIGDLQAVHYALHSRFLLGDTGYTQAQRDALPAVRWPLVQTDPRSGRKILFVGIHACEVVGMTVAEGRMLLLDLLEHATQREFVYRHHWRVGDLVMWDNTATLHRGRRFDFAQRRELRRATTEEVQLSAEAAGG
- a CDS encoding amino acid permease; translation: MDLFRVKSIDSMLAQRQTAGLRKSLSTFDLVMLGVGAVVGSGIFILTGTGSLIAGPALSLSFVLAAIACFFSALSYAEFSSALPVSGSVYTYVYATLGELPAWLIGWILILEFGLAASAVAAGWSGYLQSLIAGFGLHLPEALRAAPGAVSGSASLFNLPAFLVLAAITALLSLGIRQSKRVNNAMVVIKILVVVLFIAAGATHVRTENWTPFMPYGMSGVYAGAALMFYAFIGFDAVASSAEEVRNPQRSLPLGILGSLLICTVLYVLVTLVMTGIVPYQDFTANSDHPVSLALQRTGQLGLAGVVDLGAILGMTTVILVMSYGLTRILYAMARDGLLPRRLATLHPRHATPFTLTWSVGLAFALIAGLVPLAVLAELINIGTLTAFALISLAVIVLRRTHPDLRRGFRCPGVPYVPLAAVACCVFLIAHLDRITWLAFCVWVLAGLAVYFLYSRRKAVLAAPAGQAGKRQ